CTTGATCGTCCCCCATACGCCGGCACCCGCGGTCGCGCCCGCAACGATACCGCCGAGCGTCCGCCGTCGGGATCGGTGATCCGTCATACCGCCGTTGGGAGGGCGGGAGGGATTAAGGGTTCGCTCGTTGCGTGGCGGTTGCTGCGGGGTCGCGATCGCAAAACGTCCCGTCGAACTGGTTTAGAGCTTGCCCGCTTTCTGCAGTTTCATCAGGTCCTCGGTGTCGAGGGTCTCGCCCTGCTTGAACTGCTCGTAGATCTCCTCGGCCTCGGCTTCTGCCTCCTCGCGCTTCTTGTCGCGCTCGGACTTGCGCTCCTCTTCTTCCTCTTTGTCCATCTCGCGCAGGCGCTTCTGGACCTCGACGAAGTCCTCGTGGTGGCGGTCGGCGGCCTCCTGGGCCTCGACGAACTTCTCGTGCCACTCGTCGGCCTCGTCGCGGACGTCGTCGGCCTCGCGATAGGCCTCGATCATCTGGTTGTGATGCTCTTGGGCCTCGTCGGCGAGCTCCGTGACCTTCTCGTGGTGTTCGGAGGCCTCCGCACGGACCTCCTCGGCCTCGGCTTTGATCTCTTCGAGCCCGTCGGTCTCGTCGAGAGCCTCCTGTCGCTGTCGGTACTCCTCGCGTTTGTTCTCGATCTTCTCGATCAGCTCGCGCTCGTCCTCGCTAGAGAGCACTTCGGTCTGCTGTTTGAACTCGAGGTCCTGGATCTCGGATTCGAGCTCGTCGAGATCCTTGCCCTCGTCGAGTTCGAGGTCGGACTTCATGTCGTCGACCTCGTCGAACAGCTCGTTGGCCTCGGCGTTGAGCTCGTTGCGTTTCGACTTGTGCTCCTGTACCTGATCGTTGAGCTCGTCGCGCTGCTCGCGGTGCTCCTGGGCGGCGTCGACCTTCTCGCGGGTCTTGGCGTTGAGCTCGTCGCGTTTGGAGGCGCGCTCGGAGGCCATCTGATTGAGGTCGTTGCGCCGGTCGCGGAGCTTGCCGGCGAGTTTGATCAGTTTGCCTTTCGAGTCGCTGTCGAGGTCGTCCTCGGTGAGTTCGACGTTCGCTGATTGTTCGATTGTGCTTGGCATGGTTCGTTACGATTCCAGTCGCGCTGGTGTCCGTGGTCGCCGCTCCCGGTCGGTCGCTGTCGGCTGGTGAGGAGAAGCCCGTATCATTTCGGTGTGCGTGCGATCCCACAGAGACGCCAGCGGCGTTCTGGTATCCCCACGTACTGCCAGAACGGATTTAAACGTTGCGGTCACGACAGTCTGTAAACAAGTGTCATGGACAGGTATCGCTGGTCCGTACTTCTCGATACCCCCTACCGATCGACGATCGTCGTTACTTCGCGACCCTCAATCGACAGGGATAGCTCGACACGGTGTGCCTCGATCGGAACGTCGATCTCGCCGACCGTATCCCGTGAGAGCGGTCCGACTTCGACCGACAGCGTTCCCTCGGCGTCGCCGGCCGTCCACACGAGGTCACCCGTCGCCGGTTCGGGAGTGTCGTTCACCACGACAACGCGAGTCTCACCCGTTGTGGAATCGTCGAGAAACGCTTTCACCGGCGCGAAGGCGGTCTCGATCCGATCGATGTCGTCGTCGGCCACCGGCGGGAGCGCCGTGACGATCGGGCGGCCCGATTCCCGGAGTCGTTCGAGTGCGTGTCCGGCACGCTCGGCGCGTTCGTCCTCATCGGCATCCGTCCCAGGTATGACGTAGCGGGTGAGTGTGCCGGCGTTCAGCGGGTCGTCGGCACCGGCGTAGCCGTCGAGTACCCACGCAGTCGGGCTCGACACCTCCTCGGGGCCAGCATCGAAGCCGGGGAAGACGAAGGCAGGCACATCGTTCGGCAGCGCCTCCGCAGCCGCTGTCGCGGTCGCTGCGGGGTCGCCACCGCCGGTTGCACGCAGCACGTAGCGATCACCCTCGTCGTCGGTCGATTCGAAGCGTGCGGCGTCGTCGCGGACGCCGAACGCCACGAGGCTCGGATGGTGGCCGTACGCGCCGCCGAGAGTGCGGGCGACTCGTCGCGGCCGCTCAACGTCGAATCCGCCGGGATCGATCGGGACGTCCTGGCAGACGAGTATCCCCGCCTCGTCGGCGGCGTCGTAGAAGGCGGGCGGTGGGACGCGCCCTACTGGACGGACGAAGGTCGCGTTCGTCGCGAGCGCGCGCTCGACCGTTTCGGGTGTGGACGATCGCACACACAATCCCCGGATCGGAACCTGGGTGC
The Halococcus saccharolyticus DSM 5350 DNA segment above includes these coding regions:
- a CDS encoding coiled-coil protein, which produces MPSTIEQSANVELTEDDLDSDSKGKLIKLAGKLRDRRNDLNQMASERASKRDELNAKTREKVDAAQEHREQRDELNDQVQEHKSKRNELNAEANELFDEVDDMKSDLELDEGKDLDELESEIQDLEFKQQTEVLSSEDERELIEKIENKREEYRQRQEALDETDGLEEIKAEAEEVRAEASEHHEKVTELADEAQEHHNQMIEAYREADDVRDEADEWHEKFVEAQEAADRHHEDFVEVQKRLREMDKEEEEERKSERDKKREEAEAEAEEIYEQFKQGETLDTEDLMKLQKAGKL